The Dreissena polymorpha isolate Duluth1 chromosome 9, UMN_Dpol_1.0, whole genome shotgun sequence genome contains the following window.
tgtacttaatataagcaatcctcgtagttttaccaaatataacgacaaaaacagaactgtccaaattattaattcgttccgcgttgcaacgttctataatttacaggtttttaaatcgtcaaaagatgcatataatcgctattttagagcatggtaaatgttccatATTACTgtctcacaaatatcacaactaaatcgaaaatttgcaaatctgaaacaaattttttaaattttgtcaatttcaccaaacgtgaaaaggccccttaaagcgGTGAAAGCAAcgtttaaagaaatatataacctAAGCTCTGATTAAATTCAATCAGCAAGTAAATTATTAAGTATACGAAGTCTTGTAATACATTAAACTTGTATTCATGTTAAATTGCTCAATTTGCAAAGGAAACGTTATGTATTAAAATACTAGTATGGAGGGGTCCGAATGCTTTGTTACCGATCAGCTTGGttctgttgtattttatttagAACACACCATCTAAATATTTCTTTCAACGATTGTctttttaaaggtatttttggtttatttttaatataatcatttaatatattaCGTTAATACTATACTTTTAATACTGAAAATTCGTTACCTGGCGAAATATTATGCAACAATGTAAACTATATTGCGTGATATGTTAATAGGTTATATAGAGATCAATATGTTAGTAATTTATAGAGATCAAGATTACCTCACGATGGTTAAACATGAAAAGCACGAACGTTGTTCAATGAAATTCGTTTCAAAATATTCTTTGTAATCAAAACGAGAACAGACGGATTTAATTACACAACGTCAggataaaaatgcatttttaatattatatctGTCCGTTTTGTAAACAAGAGTTTTTCATTCTAAAAAGTGTTATTTGACATAACGCATAGTTATATATTTCTTTCCACCGTATTGTCTTTAGGTCATGGACCGGCCCAAGGTAATGGAGCAGATACAATGGTCGCTTTTGAAATGGAACCCCTTGCCGAACCAGTGCAAGTCGATGAGACAGAATCTCATGGCATCCCTGCAAATTCAAATCACGGTCGAAATCACACAGCCGTTGAACGTATGAAATTgcataatatatatacttttgtgTGTCATTTCACGTTAATGATTATGGTttacaaacttaaatatatatacattattatggGCAAGTGTGTTTCATATCACTTTAATGAATGTGGTTTAAAACTTAAAGGAATGTACGCgtatttattattgataaatacacAGATGAAAAACGGAAAAATAACTTTCTGAGTTTCGTTATTAATTGCAGCCCATCCATCCGAGCCAGACGATGCGTCAAATCCAGAATTGTTCAGTAAGTTATAAGCCACATTTTGTGTTAGCTATAACGATTAGAAATACAATACCGACGGCATCTTCTGTGTTTGGATTAGAATTTAAACTGATTGTATACTTAGAATTGTATGTGACTTTTTGTTATCTGCGTTAAAATGAAGCATGCTAATGGCGCTTTTCGTtttgttaagtattactgttcgCAGAAACTCCACATGACttttaatagtagtagtagaagtagtaacagcagcaacaacaacaacagcagcagcagtagtagtagtagtagttatagtagtactaatagcagtatgttatgttatatctgctttgaccagctatatatatgcgtacggAATATtcacacatgttacgcaaaatttagatttgctgactaactcgggatttCGAGAtaacgaaaatgctttgctcttttatagaaaaaagaagtgcttttttctatttcgagatctcgagacttagctaactcgtggccacgagatagaattAAAGACGAGTGCTTTTTTttatttcgagatctcgagatcccgacttagttaactcgtggccacgagataaaaaaaaagaggagtgaatgtcacctctatgccaccgtatgtACTTGTGTAAtcgttttttatatataatgcaatccatcaaaatatattttgcatGCGTTGTTTGATAATTAAAGCAAATTATTTGTACTAATGTTGTTGCTTCTTCCTGCTTTTAGACAAACCATCCGATGCTTCCGACCCAGAACTGTTTAGTAAGTACCACCGACAGGATACATAGTACTTTTAGTTCTTTTGCGTCAACAACTATGTACACATAAACATCTAACAGATGTTAAAAAGTCAACTCGATTTAATAGTAAACTAATGATTCAACAGTAAAACATAGATGTTTATATGGAATCACAAGAACACACTAAAATTAGAATTGATgttgtttgtaaatgtttttaaacaaataattgcgTTAACTACTATCAATATATGATTTcatcttaaggtagcgcacctctaatgggcacatatccaaatataatctatttaattattttcttaatcagcatcatttcactgaactacatgcaaatttgcaggtaggctttccatgctttttaaaaaaatgtaccgattttttcaaaaccacccccacgctcggcttttgtccagattattttcacccctggggtatataaaagttccataatttattcaaatttccaaatatcggcatgcagttggtgtgtacagatgctgtaaaggtgtttaaagtttaaacaagatgaaataagtattcttttacagacatttattgtttacaattttttatctatggaagagcgccatgaaatgtaagtgatttcagccaactAAAATTTGGGtctgttaaaaacaaagtgtcataaaattcaaaatagtatcatttaagtcatattttaaacttagtttttataggaacactatatacagcaaaaataccaagaaatggacagatttaccgtttactttttgaaataaaaataaaaatgcaacatgcatggttcgtattttcaacagtaaatcacccaatttcgccataacgttgttttaattttaataattgaagaatgtgcataaaaattgcaacatatttaacaataaatatagcttatatgacatattaaatcaaattacgttagaaaataaataaaacgcgtcgcaaaaaagtatacgtcgtcggcaggattcgaacctgcgcgggaatatcccaaaaaattaatagtctatcgccttaaccactaggctacggcacctaatagtaggctcttaaaccttcgaagaaatcgcgggaaatcattagaggtgcgctaccttaaacacaGGAATAGTAAACCTTGGCGTGCATTTTTCGTATAAccataatttaattttgaatagttttatcAAAAGAACAGTGTAGTCTAAATGATTTAATGTTCAGTTTGTGTGCATATATGTTCATTCAGTGCAGAAAGTCTATTGCGACCTGTCAAAAGAGATGGATGGCTATTTCAGGATGTTCTTTCGTAAAAATGGaataagtaaatattttgtttCTCATTTACACATTCAAACATTTTGGTAACACGTATTTATTCACTTATTTTCTACTGAAGTTCCATATAGCGTTTTAAATGCCTCTGTGTAAATTTCCCTTTTCTCGCTCTGTAGCCCTTTAAAATGTCAAGACAATGTTAAAAGTAAGATATTTGCAGGTGTTCAGTAATTGTTTTCATGTTGAATGGAAACGATAACAAAATATCATGTCAATCCTTTACATGTTAACCATATTGCGTTAAAGTATCAAGATACAACTATTTTCTTTGTTGTAGGTGACTCTGctatatcagttattttggaggAAGAGAAGCGAGTGTATGAGCAGTGCTACAAACTCTTTCGTGCGTGGGAAAATAATCAGACCGATGTCCGAGAACTACCAGCCATGGAAATCCCATTGGAACTTGTCAGAAGATTGACGTCGATGTTTCGGGAAGACACTGGCATGCATTGTTCATGTACATGCCTGGAAATATTAGAACGTTATGAAAACGCGTGGTTTCGAAAATGCAGACATAAAAATACACGCACATAGTGACTTCTCATTATGTATTATTTGTTCTGATTCAGATTCctgtatatataaaatgtttgttacttgttacattttaaataaaataattatgtttcattgCGTTTGTTCGATTTTATCATAGTTTTTATgtcatgttatttaaatgtatattttatggcATTGTTTATAAGATGTACTGGTAACGACCAATTGGCTTATCTatcatattgtttaaagttaaTAATAAACTTGCTCACTGACATAAACGTAACCACTGCTACCAATATTCATTGTGTGTACTTGTGCTCTTGTTCCATTTCGTAATGTATCATATCGCagtgttaataaaaataatgtacaGACGTGTAAAATGCAAACGATATTCATTTCGATATTGTAttttgcctttaaaatgtatttacgtAAATCTTTTAAGTAATGATCTCACTTTACATAATTTGTACGTGGCATTGTAACGCAGAGGCCACAGGGATTCGCTCCCTAATTAAAATCACCGCCTGAAAAAGGCTACAAACTTCAAATGGCGACCTTTGGGGTTTATTTTCATTGCGGTTTGAAGCTCCTAGTACACTTGCATCATTGTTAAATGTCTTAACATGCGATAAATCTCCATGAgttgaatatgtatatatttagtgCTTTAACACATACCGATGTGCCTTTTagtttcaattttaatcaaaataatgaCGATGTCAAAAAACGCATTGAGCAAGAAAAGGTTACGTTTTTATCGTATCATTAGCATACtagtttaaatatattgtaaCTGTTTACAAAAATCATAAtgacatattattaataatgcatATATTGCGCGTGACACAAttgttacaatttaaaata
Protein-coding sequences here:
- the LOC127846651 gene encoding uncharacterized protein LOC127846651; amino-acid sequence: MVAFEMEPLAEPVQVDETESHGIPANSNHGRNHTAVEPHPSEPDDASNPELFNKPSDASDPELFMQKVYCDLSKEMDGYFRMFFRKNGISDSAISVILEEEKRVYEQCYKLFRAWENNQTDVRELPAMEIPLELVRRLTSMFREDTGMHCSCTCLEILERYENAWFRKCRHKNTRT